Proteins from a single region of Coregonus clupeaformis isolate EN_2021a chromosome 35, ASM2061545v1, whole genome shotgun sequence:
- the LOC121551545 gene encoding ATP-sensitive inward rectifier potassium channel 12-like, producing MSVVGAHRYSIVSSEEEGLRLGAMPAVTMGNGFGNGKIHTMRRKCRSRFVNKNGQCNVRFSHMDEKSQRYMSDIFTTCVDIRWRWMFLMFTLVFVVSWLAFGLAFWVIALLHGDMDNPSGGDDNFTPCVLQVNSFVAAFLFSVETQTTIGYGFRCVTEECPSAVFMVVFQSILGCIIDSFMIGAILAKMARPKKRAETLLFSNNAVIAMRDGKLCLMWRVGNLRKSHMVEAHVRAQLIKPRITEEGEYIPLDQIDINVGYDTGIDRIFLVSPLTIVHEIDEESPLFSISKQDLELSDFEIVVILEGMVEATAMTAQARSSYLSSEILWGHRFEPVVFEEKSQYKVDYAHFHKTFEVPSTPQCSAKDMTEMEDEDKDPTPTANSFCYENELAFISRDEEEDEEGEEDEDGDRVPELERLQATVSLDQRSFRRESEI from the coding sequence ATGAGTGTGGTCGGGGCGCACCGCTACAGCATCGTGTCCTCGGAGGAAGAAGGCCTGCGTCTCGGTGCCATGCCTGCCGTCACAATGGGCAACGGCTTCGGCAACGGCAAGATCCACACGATGCGCCGCAAGTGCCGCAGCCGCTTCGTGAATAAGAACGGCCAGTGCAATGTACGCTTCTCGCACATGGACGAGAAGTCGCAGCGCTACATGTCGGACATCTTCACCACATGCGTGGACATCCGCTGGCGCTGGATGTTCCTGATGTTCACACTGGTGTTCGTGGTGTCCTGGCTGGCATTCGGCCTGGCCTTCTGGGTCATTGCTTTGCTTCACGGGGATATGGACAACCCGAGTGGTGGAGACGATAACTTCACCCCCTGCGTCCTGCAGGTCAACAGCTTCGTGGCCGCCTTCCTGTTCTCCGTGGAGACCCAGACCACCATTGGTTATGGCTTCCGCTGCGTGACGGAGGAGTGCCCCTCGGCCGTCTTCATGGTGGTCTTCCAGTCCATCTTGGGTTGCATCATCGACTCCTTCATGATTGGCGCCATTTTAGCCAAGATGGCACGGCCTAAGAAGCGTGCAGAGACGCTGCTGTTCAGCAACAATGCAGTGATCGCCATGCGGGACGGGAAGCTGTGCCTTATGTGGAGGGTGGGAAACCTGAGGAAGAGCCACATGGTGGAGGCCCACGTCCGTGCCCAGCTCATCAAGCCCCGCATCACCGAGGAGGGTGAGTACATCCCCCTGGACCAGATCGACATCAACGTAGGGTATGACACGGGCATCGACCGCATCTTCCTGGTCTCCCCGCTCACCATTGTGCACGAGATCGATGAGGAGAGCCCCCTGTTCAGCATCAGCAAGCAGGACCTGGAGTTGTCCGACTTTGAGATAGTGGTGATACTTGAAGGGATGGTGGAAGCCACAGCCATGACAGCGCAAGCTCGCAGCTCCTACCTGTCCTCAGAGATCCTGTGGGGTCACCGCTTCGAGCCTGTCGTCTTCGAGGAGAAGAGCCAGTACAAAGTGGATTACGCTCACTTCCACAAAACCTTCGAAGTGCCGTCCACCCCCCAGTGCAGTGCCAAGGACATGACGGAGATGGAGGACGAGGACAAGGATCCTACGCCCACCGCCAACTCTTTCTGCTATGAGAATGAGCTGGCTTTCATCAGCCGGGacgaggaagaggatgaggagggggaggaggatgaggatgggGACAGGGTGCCAGAGCTGGAGAGACTGCAGGCCACCGTCAGCCTAGACCAGAGGTCATTTCGTAGAGAATCAGAGATATGA